aatctGAGCACTCCATTTAATACGACGACGAATGTGACGCAGATTCTTCTCGACAAACCAGCCATGTCAAAAGCACGAGGCGGCTCAGGAAACAGTAACGGCGCTGCGCCTAACTTTATCGACGGCGCTCTTCTTGGTAATGATGCTGAATTCTTTCTTTACGGTGGCGATCTGTTGCGAAACGACGACTTGTACCAGGCACCCGATAAGGATGAAGTCTTGGGCTACCAGGCATACCAGTATGGACCGGACAAGCCGACATGGAAGCCAAGTTTTGTTGATGACAAGCTGAACAAAGACGTCACTAGATACGTCGCGTATGGAGGGGCTGCAAATGTACCATCTGAAAACCTTGCGTTCTATTTCTCTGGCCTGAGATCACCGACATATGGAGCTTTCTTCACGAACGAtcccaagaacaaggccacGAATGTTTCCGACACGCTGATTACCTTGAACATGGAGGAGCAGCTCTACGAAACTTGGACCAACACAACGTTAAAAGGGCCCAAGGGACGTGCCAATGCAGAGGTCGTTTGGGTGCCTGTGGGCAAGAAAGGTATTCTTGTTGTCCTGGGAGGTGTTGTCTATCCTGAATGGGCAGGACGAAGTGGCAAATCCGCAAACGAGACAGAGAGTGTAAGTCATATCCAAACTTACATCGATATGGAAGTGATACTGACACTGCACGATGACAGGAAAAGCAAAGCCCTGAGTTTATGCAGACAATCGACGTCTACGACATAGACAGCAAGAAGTGGTACAAGCAGGAAACCAAGGACGGTCCAGGCGCACGAACTCGAGGATGTGCTGTTGTCGCTACGGCTTCAGATCGTTCAAGTTTCAACATCTTCTACTATGGCGGGTTCGATGGTATTCATCCATTGGACGCTTACAGTGATGATGTCTGGGTACTCTCGTTGCCATCCTTCACGTGGATCAAGATTAATGAAGGAAAATCTCTTCATGCTCGCGCCGGACACAAGTGCTTCATGCCATACCCTGACCAAATGcttgtctttggtggttACACGTCTCAAGCTGGAAGTTCGATTACTTGTCTTGACCAGGGCCCAATTGTGAACTTTAACGTCACCAGTGGACAGTGGTTGGACGGATATGATCCTGACGAGTACAGCGATTACGGCGTTCACGAAAAGATTCATTCTGAAATCGGAGGTGATGCCAAAGGTGGCGCAACGGCGACTGCCCCTGCAGACGGCTGGTCGACATCCGCCCTTGAAGATATCTTCGGCACTAAATACgacaccaagaagatcaaggaatACTGGCCTTATACCAAGGCAGTCTCAACCGGTAGACCTCGACTCGACAGCGGCGACAGCAATGATGACGACAACAAGAGCGGCGGCTCTGGTCTTCCAAACTGGGTTGCACCAGTTCTTGGAGTCGTTCTTGGACTGATGTTTGTGACCGGTATCCTTGTTGTCTTCTGCCTCTGGCGCCGtcgcaagatcttcaagaaccGATCAAGCGACGACGGTACTGAAGATCCAGGCTCACGTATCCGATCATGGATCAGGGGCCAGCACAACGAGAAGGCCCCTACAGTCACAACAGACGAGACCCCTACAAGTCCTGGAACTGAAGTTGCCTCAAGTGCGAGATTCGTCGGTTTTTCACCGTCACCGTCTGATGATCCTGCCTATCCTGCCTCTCCCGCTGAGGTAGCCGATACCCCAGATCCACGAGATGCCTGGTAGGTTACAACTATATTCTTAAGTGGTGACAGTTACTGACAGTTTTAGACACCTCACGACCCCCTGAGCTCCATGACACAGGTCTCTCACCCATCGATATCATCCAAAAGTACTCCCACTTTGCCAAAGACGGCAAACCTCGCTCCATGTCAAATCCTTCTAGCAAATCTTACTCTATAGGAGGAGAGCATGCAAGCACCGTTTCGAGATCGACAGGACCTCAAGTATCGCAGCCTGACTCTCCCACGGCAGGTCATAATCGCATGACATCAGATGTATCCGGTGTAAGTGGCGGCGACGGCAAACCCACTCGCGTAACATCCGATGTTTCTGGCGTATCTGAGGGCGATGCCTTGGCACTCCGGCATACGGCCATTCCTGTAAGTCCAAGGACCGACGATGCGAGCTTGCCGTCGCCGCCACTTCCCTCTCCTCCTGCAGACCCAACACCCAATTCACCCATTGGTGAAGGGCCAGTATCCCCTGCACCAGTGTCTCCCCCCAGTGCCAGCGAGGCTCCTGGTCGGGACTACATCACAGCCAAGGCCTCAGCAAGCCCTATCCGGAAGAGTATGTTTAAGGAAAGTGATGAGGATATGGGTCATTCTAAATAGATATTTTAATGTGAGATAAAATCAGAGGATGGCGTTTGAAATGTGGTTTATGATGGAACGTATGGGCATACATATCGATATCAGGCGGCAGGACATTCTTTCACGGGCTCAGCATTCTAGGAGTACGATACCTTGGTTTAGGTTCATGGCGGGATTACACTCGTTTTGTTGCAAAACATTCAATGTCTATATACGTTACTTTTGAGTACCTATATTCATAATATCCACTCCATATGAAAGAGCTCTCTGGTCTCTGTTCTTTCGTCTAATCTGACCCTGTGGTGCCTTTCCAAAATTGAAGCCTTGTCTCGTTCCTTGCATGGATAAACGGCATCGAGTTCACCTTTTTAGTGAACCTGGTGAATTTAGACCTCAACCAGTTgatcatcctcgtcctcaacctcttccaCCCGTCCATTGGTAGCCTCGGGCTTGTCCTCAATGGCCTTAACGTCATTCTCTGTCTTgccctcatcttcctcatctcgTGCCAATACCTGCACCAAGCGCTCACAAGCCTCTTGAACACCTTCATCGTTGACTCGTGAATGTGTCTCACGGATGACAGGATATACCTTAACTCGGCGCATGAGATCTCGTCCTTCTCGTGTTGTTGTCAATAGTGTGAGTGTCTCAACATGTGTCTGCACATTTTGGTTGTCTGAGTCTCGCTTCTTATCGGGAGGTAGCAGTTGGAGATCAGGCAGCATATCCATTgtctcatcaacatcgtACTCCTCGTTACCCATGATAGGGAGCAGGATATAAGGTAGGATATCGATCTTATCCTCAGATAAGAATGAAGGGTGAGATGAAACCTCAAAGGCAACGTTCTTGATAGTGCTAGCAACACCTTTTCGTCGAATATCGGACTTGTGTTCAGTGaaaaccttgagcttggtaATGGGAATGACCTTGTCGTAAGACTGCTCTTCAAGGAAGTGCCTTCGAATATCAGCGTGCTTGGAGAGATCGGCGAAGACGTAGGCTAGATAGTCAAAGTCTGCGTTCTTGTTGTATGTGCCGTCTTGTCCCTTGACAAATAGATCTAGTAGTTGGTTGAGGACAACTTGGTCTGAGCCTAGTTCCTTTGGGGGTTCTTGCTTTCGCTTGAGGAAATCTTTCAAGCCATCCCACTTGGATAGGTTGGCCACAAGCATGGCTAACAAGTTGGCATTAGCCTCTTCGGGGCTCTAGGTGCCATGTCAGCGACTGATAATAAGTCTCTTCAGCCTTTAAACATACCACTATGAGATCGAATACAATGCCGAGGAACTTCTCGTCTTTTGCAAGGAATTCGAGAACCTCTTGGTCACTCGATAAGTTGACCAGCATTGTGATGGCATGTTCGGCAATTTTCTGAGATATCATTAGTCTCAGGGAGACCCTTTTCATTCTTGCAGGCCCGACTTACAGGATGGTCTCGGACTAGGAAACTGAGATGCTTGACTGGCTGAAGTTTCTCGGCCTTGAAGATACTGGGTTCTGACAATGAGTAGGGGACGAGGTTCTCGGCAGCAAGCAGACGAATCTGAGCGTTGGGGTTGGCGATGAAGCCGACGAGCTGCAGTCGATATATGTTAACCGAGGATTCTGCTATAGTACGTAGGGTAACTTGCCTCTTCTAGTTCAGTTGGcatcttctctttctgtTATTATCTTCAATATGTGTTGTTGAAGTGAATTTTtagagttggtgatgattttggAGGGGCATGAGAGTAGTGGGGGTAGAGGCCTGAAGTCAtcgctgcttcagcaggacTGGGCATCATTTTTAGTGGTCAATAAGTGAATTTTCAGTTGGACCCACATGCTGAAGAAGTTTCCAAGGGTCTCTTTTTGTGTCATCATGGTGGCGGGGCAGAATCGGCCTGGTTTATCATATttttcaagaacaagacgaGGCTGTTAGGAGCTTTAGCTAATTTCTTAGCCAGAGGTATCAACTATTTTATTTCGCATTTATGAAATGCATAGCTTCATTTTCTGCTATTTAGTAGCAAGAGAATAAGGTACCTAATaaaggaagacaagagatACAATGGGGGCAATAACACGTAGAAGTTCTAGTATAGGTTTCCATAAACAAAAGAGAGAACTTATAGATCGATACACGAATAGCGTTTCCTGCCTTCTCAGGTTGAATTATTCTGATATAAGTTATCCAATTCATAGACAACTTCTCAACCGAAAGCGGTGAACCACCTTTGTGAGCCGATACAGCGCACTAGGCGAATTCGAGCAAGAGGGGTCCTTATCGATAAGGCAAAATTTTTGAAATTCTACCCAAACCACGACTCCAAGCCCACATTGTGTGCCATCTCCAAGTCAATACGCCCAAAATGCCTAAAGCCACCACTCCCTCTGCCTCGCGGCAGACACGACGACACAACCCTCTCGAGGATGACATCACAGCCACTGGcattctcaagaacaagtcCTCAAAGAAGAGATCAAAGGGcggcgacgatgaggaggaaaaCTTTGTCGACGACCGCGCTTCCAGAACTATTCTGCGCATAGGTCGTGAGCtggccgaggaggaaaatGCTGGCAAGGCTGTCGCTAAACCTACCATCGACACCTTTGGCTACGATTCGCGATTTGacgatgaggctgaggaggaaaaCAGGGTCTATGAGGACGACGAGGCTTGGggcgaggatgaagaagttgtggAAGAGATCGAGGTTGACCCCAATGACCTTGACATGTACCGAAAATTCATGCccgatgaggaagatgaccTATTGAAGCACGGTTGGGATCTGAAGCCTACAGGAGAGGAGCAAGGCGAGAGCGTCAACCTCGCAGATCTTatcttggagaagattgCTGCTCACGAAGCGGCGCAAGAGAGGCGAGAGAACAACCTGGGGCCTCCCGATGAGGAGGACTATGAGCTTCCTCCTAAGGTTATCGAGGTCTACACCAAGTAAGTTCCCAATTGGAACCTGAAATGACGACATAAGCTAACAATCCCAGGGTCGGCCAAATTCTTTCTCGATACAAGTCCGGACCTCTGCCAAAGCCCTTCAAGATTCTCCCTACAATCCCTCACTGGGAAGACATCATCGCTGTCACCGAGCCCGACAAGTGGTCTACTAATGCCTGCTACCAAGCGACAAGAATCTTCGTTTCTAGCAAGCCCCATGTTGTTCAGCGATTCCTGGAAATGGTTATTCTCGACCGCGTTCGCGAAGATATCTACGAaaccaagaagctcaacgtcCACCTGTTCAACTCGCTCAAGAAAGCTCTTTACAAGCCTGCTGCTTTCTTCAAGGGCTTCCTGTTCCCTCTCGTTGGCAGTGGAACATGCACCCTCCGCGAGGCTCATATTATTTCCGCCGTCTTGACTAGAATTTCTATTCCTGTCCTTCACTCTGCCGCGGCCCTGAAGGGTCTGTGTGATATTGCTGCTCAGGAGGCGTCTCATGGAACCGAGGGTGGAGGTGCCACcaatatcttcatcaaggcccttcttgagaagaagtatGCTCTCCCCTTCCAGGTCATTGACGCTCTGGTTTTCCACTTCCTGCGATTCCGCAGTGTCGACCCTGCCTCTGTTCAGGTTGGCGACGCTATATCAGGTTTGAATGAGGGAGATGCCAGAACAAAGCTGCCCGTTATCTGGCATCAGAGTCTGCTCGCATTTGCTCAGCGATACAAGGGTGATGTCACAGAAGATCAGCGTGAGGCCCTCCTGGATCTTCTCCTTACACACGGTCACCCGGCCATCGGACCTGAGGTGAGGAGGGAGTTGTTGGCTGGACGAGGCCGTGGTGTGCCGCTGGAGCCCCAAGGCCCAGCATTGGATGGTGATGACACTATGCTCATTGACTAATGGGACTGATGTTATCGATCAACGGCATTTCTAATGAATCAAGACAAAGTTGGCGTATGGCGTATTAAAAATGGTTTCAAGCTGGTTCGATTTGAGTGGAGATAGAATTGAGTCGGTTGGAGACAAGAAGCCCATCTCGATACCAATTATATGATTCTTTTGTTCCATCTCTGCTCCCtctatataaattttatCGTGAACTGTCCGTCACTGCTAAGCGCCTTCCCTTATCAGTGGGCGTTCTTCCCATTTGGGATACCATGAGCCCGCCATTCACCGGGCATCCATAACATGTGGAAGGAGCAGTGACAGCGACTGCCATGCATCTCTAGAAGGTAGCGCAACTCCCTCTCCGAATCTGATACTCTGATCCTTCATCCTCCTAAGTTTCTAACTACGGAACAACCCTTCTCACTAGTATCTTACGATATACATTGCTATGTCCTCTATCTCAACCTCCCAGTTGTCTGTTTTAAGCCATTATATAATTCTTTTCTAACATAGGTCTGATTCACCACAACATTGTCGCCCCGAAGTTAGGTACACCATCTTGACCGAAGGGCGACCTCGCCTGAACAGTGCTACTCCAAGCCTAAAATGCCGGCGCAGTCTCGTTCAGACCCATCGTTGCCATCAAGTTGTCATAATATGAACGAGCCCAAGTACGATACCACACTATGAGATATGAGATCCCGAGCAGCTATACTGATGAGTATAGTTACTTCAATGTTCCCTATGGAACGCCAGCATCTCCTTCCTTCGCCGCCGCGGCTTTTACGGCATCCAAACCAAAATATGAAAACCTAATGAAACACCATCCGAGCCTTCCTTCAATGCCGGAGAACATGTTCTCAGCTCCTCTACCCTCGAATAGTACTACGCCTCGACCAACATATCGGCAATCGTTATTCTCTTCTAGTTTCGGCGTTGATCCTCCACGGCCTCCTCGCGAGGGGTTCGAGTAGGTCTGGTTCCCTCAAGGATACTGGGCAGAACGCCAACTTATGGTACCACGGAAGAGCACTTCTGGGAAAATTTTCTTCAAGTGGAGGAACCGCTCGACAAAGTCTGCCAGTGAATCAGACGTTCGAGTCCTTTCATTCGCATCTCCTTTAACATCCCTTTCAGCGCCACTTACCTTCCAGAATTTCGAACCAACACAGCCAAGACCACCTTCCAGTCCCTTTGTGTCGGAATCGGCGCACGTTCTCTCTTTGCAGCATCCTGCCGTCACGCGCTTCTCAGATCAGTTTCCAGATTCCAGCGATATCTCCCCCAGCATGAACAATAACAGCACAGACTCGATCTCGCCGATGAACAATTCTGGCATAAACGGACAGGCAAGTACTCCTCCCTCTTCGCCCCCGAGCTCCATGGGCTTTTATGTCAAAGCAAAGAAGAGTCTCGAATCAAAGCTGAAATTGAAGGCTCGTAGAGAGGTAACCTTGTTTCGTAGTCAAAGAAATGGAGCGACGCTAATCTTGGCAAGGAACCAATGTGTTCAGCTATCCCACAACATGTCCATCAATGTGCAACAATGGATGGCACGGGGAATTACTCCAGCGTGCTCCAAATCACTAAAACAGGTTCCTGGCTCAAAGACGACGTAGGGAAACCCAAGCTCCGAAGAAGGCTCTTTGGCAGGGCACCGTGGGTCCGAAAAGAATCAGCAGATTCTTTTAGCAGCGTATCAAGCTCTATGAGGGAGATACTCAAAGGTGAGACTCCTCCTCCCTCAGCAGTCTCAAGTTATACTTCTTGTATGTTATTTACAGCATGTACAATATCTGAGAAGCCGAGGCTAACAGTCAAGTAGTACATGTGAACTGCGTTAATGGCCAGTTTCCTGGAGGGGTATGCTCCTTTGAAGTGATCCGGGCGTTGGCAGATACTAATTGTTTTCCGTGACCAGGAGGCAAGACGAATAAAGACACCACCTCTGGCCGAAGACACTACGAGCGGCCGACCACGTTCATTCTTCACTGAGACGGTTCCTCCCACAGAAGCCGATCAAATGGAGCCTCCATCCAGAAGGAACTCTCTCCAAACGGTTCGTCGCCAGAGCATTGTCGCTGACACATACGAGTGGTGGGAAAAGATGCCCAAGAAACCTGTTCGCAGGAGTCCTTTTCAAGAACGAATTCCTTTTGAATTTCAGCTACCAGAACATCTACCCAGCAGCCCAATGTGCCCAACCAACGAGAAACACGTCAGTGGTGGAGCTGGCATCTGTGTCTACCATGGACGCAGGAAGGTTGCGTCGAGATTATTGCCAGTGTGATTCAAATCACCTTAGGGAGGAAACCCGGAATAGTAAGGAACCATGCCTTGGGTATGAAAAGGCTGTTGGTTTCGAGTACCGTAGACCTCAACTCCTATTCCTTTGATATTTGTATTCTGATTTATTCTTGTAGTAGGTTACTGATGAATCGAGTAATACAATCAACAGCAAGATGGGACACGAAATATGTAATAGGGTTGGCAGCACTCTCTTGTTCAGTGCTTTCATATTGAATGTTTGCATTGATTGATGGCATCGAGTGATGGTAGTCTACTCTATAGCattcttatatttattccGATCCCTTCAGTTTATATGATCGCTTATTTACCCGGTTTAATTGCAAATTCGACTTGCTTGAATCGAATATGTTACTCAAAACACCCATCGCGTGCTCCAAGAATTAAGAAGCTATCTAGACGGAAGACCTAACCTGGGTACTTGGTGCTCCTTTATACGCCGTCTGTCCCTCTGCAGGCATGACATAGTCATAAGTTTGCTGGTTATTCTTCCTTCTGCTCCAGAAGAACTGACTACCCTTGAAGAACAAAGGCGGCGGGTTGCGAATGTGAGTCAGCACAAGAACAACGAGCCAGACAATAGTAATAGTAGGGAGCATCCAAGAACTCTGCTGATATTCGGTGGAACGTGTTTCACTGTATCTTATCAATGCGACGAGACTTGtgccgaggccgaggagaatgaagatgatgtgaCGGGTGATGGCCCATTTGCTCCATGGTTTTGTTCGTGAGATGACGGCGAGGGCCACCATGAGGATCAGGGAGATACCAGCGGCGATATAGGTATAGTTGAACTGCGGCATGGGTTAGAAACCGAAGTATATACGAGGATATTGCGTGAAGATCGACTTACGATAAGTTGGAAACGAATCCACATCTTCTCATTGAGTTCAGACTCAAAGCCAGAATCGGTCTGCTGGATGCCTTTGCTCTTGTTCTCGTCGTCAACTTCCTTCG
This genomic stretch from Fusarium oxysporum f. sp. lycopersici 4287 chromosome 2, whole genome shotgun sequence harbors:
- a CDS encoding hypothetical protein (At least one base has a quality score < 10), coding for MIAVMMFRNAAPWAFLAATIGPAVAQFDAWQDGQISTEICIWKQPRAIMIRDMVYLDGGDIKWTAHMNDGKTVTGLDTGNNEGIILNFNLSTPFNTTTNVTQILLDKPAMSKARGGSGNSNGAAPNFIDGALLGNDAEFFLYGGDLLRNDDLYQAPDKDEVLGYQAYQYGPDKPTWKPSFVDDKLNKDVTRYVAYGGAANVPSENLAFYFSGLRSPTYGAFFTNDPKNKATNVSDTLITLNMEEQLYETWTNTTLKGPKGRANAEVVWVPVGKKGILVVLGGVVYPEWAGRSGKSANETESEKQSPEFMQTIDVYDIDSKKWYKQETKDGPGARTRGCAVVATASDRSSFNIFYYGGFDGIHPLDAYSDDVWVLSLPSFTWIKINEGKSLHARAGHKCFMPYPDQMLVFGGYTSQAGSSITCLDQGPIVNFNVTSGQWLDGYDPDEYSDYGVHEKIHSEIGGDAKGGATATAPADGWSTSALEDIFGTKYDTKKIKEYWPYTKAVSTGRPRLDSGDSNDDDNKSGGSGLPNWVAPVLGVVLGLMFVTGILVVFCLWRRRKIFKNRSSDDGTEDPGSRIRSWIRGQHNEKAPTVTTDETPTSPGTEVASSARFVGFSPSPSDDPAYPASPAEVADTPDPRDA